TGGATATCTTATTGGTGGATTTTTCTTTATTCCTCTAGATGATAGTGCCATAAATATAGTTAATGATCCAACTCTTCCCATAAACATAAACAGTATTATGAACATCTTTCCTGGTATACTTAATGTTGGGCTTCCACCTATACTTGATCCGACTGTAGCAAATGCTGAAACAACTTCAAACCCAGCTTCAACTAGTGTAAAGTTTGGAGATGTAACAGTTATAATCAATGTTCCAAATACAACAACTACTATACCTATAAAGAATATACCTAATGATTTTCTTACTGTTGATGTACCTAATCTTCTTTCATGTACTTCTATATCTTCTTTTCCAAGTATAAAAGATTTAACAGTAATAAGCAGTGTTGCTAAAGTAGTTGTCTTGATTCCTCCTCCAGTTGATGCTGGAGATGCTCCTATAAACATCAGTATTATAAAAACAAATATACTACTTTGATGCAGAAGTGCTAAGTCCACTGTATTAAATCCAGCAGTTCTCGTTGTTACTGATTGGAATAGCGATGCTAATAATTTTCCACCCATTCCTAATGGTCCTAATGTTTTGGGATTATTATATTCTAAAGCTAATATAAATAACATTCCTCCAAATACTAATAAAGCAGTTGTAAATATTACTACTCTTGAATGTAGGTTCAATTTAGAAAGTTTTTTATTTTTAATAACATCTAATATAACAGGGAAACCTAGTCCACCAAATATTATTAAACCTGATATAGTAAGAGTAATAGTATAATTATTTACATAGCTCGTAAGTGATGTAAATGGCCCTGAAACATTTCCCATTAAATCAAATCCAGCATTACAAAATGCTGATATTGCATGAAATATACTGTACCAAAGGCCTCTTGCTAATCCAAATTGTGGTATAAATACTGTAGATAAAAGAACTGCACCTATACCTTCTATTGTAAAAGTCATTAATAAAACGTATCTAGTTAGCCTTACTAATCCAGATAAATCTATTTGATTTAATGACTCCTGTATTAAAAGTCTTTCCCTTAAATTTATTCTTTTTTTAGTTATTAAGGCAAATAAGGTAGTTATAGTCATAAATCCAAGTCCACCAATTTGTATTAATGTAATTATAACTAACTGCCCAAATCCATTCCAGTACGTGGCGGTATCTACCATGACTAATCCAGTAACACAGACCGCTGATGTAGATGTGAATAATGCATCTAAGAATCCTATACTTTCTCCACTTTGAGTTGATATTGGTAAGCTTAATAAAACAGCACCTATAAATATAACCATGGCAAATCCCATGACCATTATTTGTGTAGGTTGCCTTTTATGTATGAAACTACCAAAATTTTTAAATATAGTCCCCATCTAACCTTAGGCCTCCTTCATAATTTATGAAATTTTAATTGTTTGTTTTGTTATTTAATGAGTCTTTATAACATTATTATATTATATTCCAAAAGCTATTTAAAAACAATAAGGTGAGTAAGTTATTTAGTTAAATTTGTGTTAGAAATCAGTCTTAATCTTATACAAAATATTATTTACCCAAATGCAAATTTAAATTCTGCTGTGTTTAATTTAGTTATTTTATAGTATTCTACTTTATAGTTAATGCAATTTATAATATAAAAATTATTTTTGAATTAAATTACTCTTTAAAATTGATAACAAAAAAAGCCTTTGAATTTTCATTCAAAGACTTTAATATATCAGTTTATAATTAAGCTAATTTTGACTTAGCAACTTCTACTAATTTAGCGAAACCTTGTGGATCGTTTATAGCCATTTCAGATAACATTTTTCTGTTAACTTCAACACCTGCTAATTTTAATCCGTTCATGAATCTTGAGTATGATAATCCATGAGTTCTAGTTCCAGCGTTTATTCTTTGTATCCAAAGTTTTCTGAAGTCTCTCTTCTTTAACTTTCTACCTATATATGCGTTCTTTAACGCCTTCATTACGAATGTATTAGCTGGTCTATATAATTTGCTTCTTGATCCTCTGTATCCTTTTGCAAGTTTTAACACTTTTTTATGTTTCTTACGAGCGTTCATAGCTTTTTTAACTCTTGCCATCGTTATGACCTCCTTTGTTTTCCTCTTTAATGTTATTTATTTTAATCCGATTTTTAGTATGGTAATAATTGTGCTATTCTTCTAGCATCTCCTGCAGTAACTATTCCAGATTTTCTTAATTGCATCTTAGTTTTAGCATCCTTCTTAGTTAATATGTGTCTTCTGAAAGCTTTTGATCTCTTTAACTTTCCAGTTCCTGTCTTCTTGAATCTTTTAGCAGCACCTCTATGAGTTTTCATTTTAGGCATGTTAAGTTCCTCCTCTCAGTTAATCATCTATTTTTTTGGATCTATCATTACAACCATGCTATTACCCTCAAATGCAGGGGCTTTTGTTGGTTCACCAAACTCTTTTACTATATCTATAAACTTAAGCATTACTTCTTTACCAATGTCTTTATGTCCTAATTCTCTACCTCTGAATCTAAGCTCAACTTTAACTTTATCTCCTTTTTTAAGGAATTTTATAGCATTGTTAGCCTTAGTATTTAAGTCATTAGATTCTATACCTGGTCTAAGTCTAACTTCTTTAATAGTTACAGTTTTTTGATTCTTTCTAGCTTCTTTTTCTTTTCTAGATTGTTCATACTTATGCTTTCCATAATCCATTATTTTACATACTGGTGGAGCAGCATTAGGTGATATCATTACTAAATCTAAATTTTTATTGTTAGCCATTATTTGAGCTTCTTTAGCGGCCATTATTCCTAGCTGTTCACCGCTATCTGAGATAACTCTTATTTCTTTATCTCTTATTTGATCATTGATTGCTAATTCTTTGCTAATAGTAGGACACCTCCAAATTTTTTTATATATACAAAAAGCGAATGATATAAATCATCCGCCATATAAGTTAACAAATTCAACAAGCTTAATATAAAAATCATATCAAAGCTTTAACTTATATTTACCCGACAACCTAGATCGTAAGGTGAGAAGCGGACTTCTTCTTGTTTTCTCATCAGTTACTCTATATACTATATCATTATTTAATTATATATGCAACTATTTTTTCATTTTATTTTTAATTTTTTTATTTACTTATATTATTGCACCTTTATTTTATCAAAATTTTAATATCAGTAATTATTTAGCTAATTCTGGTTATACTTAAAGATGTTACATATTCTATGGTTTGTTTATGGAAAAATTTAAATAATAAATATTAGCAACTATGGAAATTATAAAATAAATAAACAATTTTTATTATTGAGGTGTATGGCTATGAAAATGTTAGACAATTTTTTAAAGAAACTTAACAAACCAGTGCCTGTATTTGCTCAAACTAAGATGGAAAAGGAAAATCCAACAGACGATGCTGCATCAACTAAACCTAAAACTACATTTGAAGATGTTGCAGGATTAGAGGAAATAAAAGAGGAGTTATTTGAAATAGTAGATTTTATGAAGTGTCCTGATAAGTACAAAAAAATGGGCGCTAAAATACCTAAAGGTGTACTATTTTATGGTCCTCCTGGTACAGGTAAAACATTACTTGCATCTGCTGTTGCTGGAGAAACTAACTCTTCTTTCTTCAACGTTACTGGTTCTGAGTTTGTTGAGAAATACGTTGGTGTAGGTGCCAAACGTGTTAGAACTTTGTTTGAAAAGGCAAGAAAAGAAGCTCCTAGCATAATCTTTATAGATGAGATTGATGCTATAGGCGCTAAAAGACATTTAGAAAGTAATAATGAAAAAGATCAAACATTAAATCAACTTTTAGTTGAAATGGATGGATTTACAAAAGATTCAAATGTAATAATAGTAGGAGCTACTAATAGACTAGACTTACTTGATGAAGCCTTATTAAGACCAGGGAGATTTGATAGACATATTCATATAGGTTCTCCTAACTATCATACTAGATATGAAATTTTAAAAGTTCATACTAACAATAAACCGATTGATTCATCTGTAGACTTAGAAGTTTTAGCTAAAAAAACACATGGATTTAATGGAGCACATCTTTCTAACATAGCAAATGAGGCAGCAATTTTTGCAGTTAGAGATAATAGTGAAGTGATTACATCTGTTCATTTTGATAGGGCACTTGAAAGAGTTATAGCTGGACTAGAATCTAAAAATTCAGTTCTTATAGAAAAAGAAAAGAAAATAGTTTCTTATCATGAAGCAGGTCATGCACTTGTTAGTAACTTAGTAGGATTATGCCCTATACAAAAAATCTCTATAGTTCCAAGAGGTCAGGCTTTAGGATATGTACTTCAATTACCTGATGAAGATAGATATATTTATACTAAAGATGAATTAGTGGGCAAAATGAAAATTTTATTAGCTGGTAAAGCATCTGAAGAAATAATCTTTAATCATAAATCTACTGGTGCTAAAGATGACTTGAAAAAAGTTACAGATATTGCAAATCAAATGGTTTGTGAATATGGTATGAGTAATTTAGGATTTATGACCATAGACGGGAATGTAAAAAGTTTCATGTCTGAAAAGATTCAAAAAGAAGCTAATGATATAGTACAAAGTTGTTACAATGAAACACTTGAACTATTAAAAAATAATATAAATGATTTACATGTAGTGTCTAAGTACTTATTTGATAAGGAAACTATGACTCATGAAGAACTAAAAAGCTTAATTACAAAAGAATGCGTAAATTAATTTATATATCAATAGTACAAAATATAAAAAGAGCTAATCTATTTTAGATTAGCTCTTTTTATATAGATTAAGTTTATTAATATATAAAAAGCGTATTAAGTAAATTACTTAATACGCTCTAATTTTAATTTATATTATGCTTGTATTACATTAGTTCTTTCTTCAACTTCTTTTAAAACAGTTGCTATAAACTCATTTAAGTCTAAGCTTCCTATTTCTCCATTGTCTCTAGATCTTACAGATATCTTATTTTCAGCAGCTTCTTTTTCACCTACTACTAACATGTATGGTATTTTTTGAAGTTGTGCTTCTCTTATTTTAAATCCTGTTTTCTCTGCTCTATCATCTATTTCAACTCTTATACCTTTTGCAAATAAAGCTTTCTTAACTTCTTTAGCATAATCATTGTATTTATCTGATATTGGAAGTATTCTTACTTGTGTTGGAGCTAACCACACTGGGAATTTACCAGCATAATGCTCTATTAATATTCCTATAAATCTTTCTATACTTCCGAATGCAACTCTGTGTATCATAACTGGTCTATGTTTTTCACCATCTTGACCTATATAGTTTATATCAAATCTTTGAGGTAACTGCATATCTAATTGTATAGTTCCACATTGCCAAGTTCTTCCTAAGCAATCTCTTAAATGGAAGTCTATCTTAGGTCCATAGAATGCTCCATCACCTTCATTTAATATATATGGTAAGTTTAAGTCTTCTAAAGCTTCTCTTAATCCATTTTCTGCAGTTTCCCATTCTTCATCTGTTCCCATAGAATCATCTGGTCTAGTAGATAATTCTAAGTGATATTCAAATCCAAAAGTCTTGTAAACACTATCTATTAATTTTACAACACCTTTTATCTCATCTTTTATTTGCTCTGGTAACATGAATATATGTGCATCATCTTGAGTGAAAGCTCTAACTCTCATCAATCCATGTAATGCTCCTGATAATTCATGTCTATGAACTCTACCTAATTCAGCAACTCTCATAGGGAAGTCTCTGTATGAATGTGGCTTAGCTTTGTAGAATAACATACCACCTGGACAGTTCATTGGCTTTATAGCAAAATCTTGTTCATCTATTTGTACAGTGTACATATTTTCTTTGTAGTGATACCAGTGTCCTGAAGTTTCCCATAATTTTTGGTTTAATATTATTGGAGTTTCTATTTCAACATATTCATCTGCTCTGTGTATTTCTCTCCAGAATTTTAATAATTCATTTTTAAGCTCCATACCTTTTGGTAAGAATAATGGGAACCCTGGACCTTCTTCTGGTATAAAGAATAAGTCTAATTCTTTTCCTAATTTTCTATGGTCTCTCTTTTTAGCTTCTTCTAACATGTGTAGGTATTCTTCTAATTCTTTGTTCTTTTCAAAAGTAATACCATATATTCTTTGAAGCATCTTGTTCTTTTCATCACCTCTCCAGTAAGCACCAGCTACACTTAATAACTTGATAGCCTTAACTTTTTTAGTTGAAGGTAAGTGTGGTCCTCTACATAAATCAGTGAAATCACCTTGTTTATAGAAAGATATTATTTCTCCTTCTGGTAATTCTTCTATTAATTCAACTTTGTATATTTCTTCATTTTCTTTAGCCCAAGCTAAAGCCTCTTCTTTTGGTAATTCATATCTTTCAACTGCTAAATCTTCTTTAGCTATTTTTTTCATTTCTTTTTCTATCTTTTCTAAATCTTCTATAGTTAATCTATGATCTAAATCTATATCATAGTAGAATCCATTTTCTATACTTGGCCCTATAGCAAACTTAGCTTGTGGGTATAATCTCTTTATAGCTTGAGCTAACATATGAGCTGATGTATGTCTAAATACATCTTTACCTTCTACATCTTCAAATTTAAATAAATTTAATTCACAGTCTTTTTCTACCTTGAAATCTAATCCTACTACTTCCCCATCTACAGATGCTGCAACTATAGCTCTTGCTAAACCTTCACTTATAGATTTAGCTATATCCATTACTGAAACTTCATTTTCAAATTCTCTTACTGAACCATCTTTTAAAGTAACTTTTATCATCTTTGTTTACCTCCTTATATTTTATGTATAATAAACCTACGTAACT
Above is a genomic segment from Romboutsia lituseburensis containing:
- a CDS encoding TrkH family potassium uptake protein; translated protein: MGTIFKNFGSFIHKRQPTQIMVMGFAMVIFIGAVLLSLPISTQSGESIGFLDALFTSTSAVCVTGLVMVDTATYWNGFGQLVIITLIQIGGLGFMTITTLFALITKKRINLRERLLIQESLNQIDLSGLVRLTRYVLLMTFTIEGIGAVLLSTVFIPQFGLARGLWYSIFHAISAFCNAGFDLMGNVSGPFTSLTSYVNNYTITLTISGLIIFGGLGFPVILDVIKNKKLSKLNLHSRVVIFTTALLVFGGMLFILALEYNNPKTLGPLGMGGKLLASLFQSVTTRTAGFNTVDLALLHQSSIFVFIILMFIGASPASTGGGIKTTTLATLLITVKSFILGKEDIEVHERRLGTSTVRKSLGIFFIGIVVVVFGTLIITVTSPNFTLVEAGFEVVSAFATVGSSIGGSPTLSIPGKMFIILFMFMGRVGSLTIFMALSSRGIKKNPPIRYPEGKIIVG
- the rplT gene encoding 50S ribosomal protein L20; its protein translation is MARVKKAMNARKKHKKVLKLAKGYRGSRSKLYRPANTFVMKALKNAYIGRKLKKRDFRKLWIQRINAGTRTHGLSYSRFMNGLKLAGVEVNRKMLSEMAINDPQGFAKLVEVAKSKLA
- the rpmI gene encoding 50S ribosomal protein L35, which translates into the protein MPKMKTHRGAAKRFKKTGTGKLKRSKAFRRHILTKKDAKTKMQLRKSGIVTAGDARRIAQLLPY
- the infC gene encoding translation initiation factor IF-3, which gives rise to MSKELAINDQIRDKEIRVISDSGEQLGIMAAKEAQIMANNKNLDLVMISPNAAPPVCKIMDYGKHKYEQSRKEKEARKNQKTVTIKEVRLRPGIESNDLNTKANNAIKFLKKGDKVKVELRFRGRELGHKDIGKEVMLKFIDIVKEFGEPTKAPAFEGNSMVVMIDPKK
- a CDS encoding ATP-dependent metallopeptidase FtsH/Yme1/Tma family protein; translated protein: MKMLDNFLKKLNKPVPVFAQTKMEKENPTDDAASTKPKTTFEDVAGLEEIKEELFEIVDFMKCPDKYKKMGAKIPKGVLFYGPPGTGKTLLASAVAGETNSSFFNVTGSEFVEKYVGVGAKRVRTLFEKARKEAPSIIFIDEIDAIGAKRHLESNNEKDQTLNQLLVEMDGFTKDSNVIIVGATNRLDLLDEALLRPGRFDRHIHIGSPNYHTRYEILKVHTNNKPIDSSVDLEVLAKKTHGFNGAHLSNIANEAAIFAVRDNSEVITSVHFDRALERVIAGLESKNSVLIEKEKKIVSYHEAGHALVSNLVGLCPIQKISIVPRGQALGYVLQLPDEDRYIYTKDELVGKMKILLAGKASEEIIFNHKSTGAKDDLKKVTDIANQMVCEYGMSNLGFMTIDGNVKSFMSEKIQKEANDIVQSCYNETLELLKNNINDLHVVSKYLFDKETMTHEELKSLITKECVN
- the thrS gene encoding threonine--tRNA ligase, with amino-acid sequence MIKVTLKDGSVREFENEVSVMDIAKSISEGLARAIVAASVDGEVVGLDFKVEKDCELNLFKFEDVEGKDVFRHTSAHMLAQAIKRLYPQAKFAIGPSIENGFYYDIDLDHRLTIEDLEKIEKEMKKIAKEDLAVERYELPKEEALAWAKENEEIYKVELIEELPEGEIISFYKQGDFTDLCRGPHLPSTKKVKAIKLLSVAGAYWRGDEKNKMLQRIYGITFEKNKELEEYLHMLEEAKKRDHRKLGKELDLFFIPEEGPGFPLFLPKGMELKNELLKFWREIHRADEYVEIETPIILNQKLWETSGHWYHYKENMYTVQIDEQDFAIKPMNCPGGMLFYKAKPHSYRDFPMRVAELGRVHRHELSGALHGLMRVRAFTQDDAHIFMLPEQIKDEIKGVVKLIDSVYKTFGFEYHLELSTRPDDSMGTDEEWETAENGLREALEDLNLPYILNEGDGAFYGPKIDFHLRDCLGRTWQCGTIQLDMQLPQRFDINYIGQDGEKHRPVMIHRVAFGSIERFIGILIEHYAGKFPVWLAPTQVRILPISDKYNDYAKEVKKALFAKGIRVEIDDRAEKTGFKIREAQLQKIPYMLVVGEKEAAENKISVRSRDNGEIGSLDLNEFIATVLKEVEERTNVIQA